One Chloroflexota bacterium DNA window includes the following coding sequences:
- a CDS encoding trypsin-like peptidase domain-containing protein: protein MGLLKLGSAALVGSALTLAVVAGPTHIAETVRQAAQPVTSTASGVASSLGTDLSSLVGQTPRPGLTTPGNPAIVAAPAVAQQPATAPVQPVQQVGASTETTVRVYQDNRPSVVTVISSAVAPGFRSEPQPNGTGSGFVIDNQGHILTNNHVVAEADKLEVTLSDGTTYTAKLIGRDARFDLAVIQADIPADKLRTVKLGDSDALQVGEQVVAIGNPYGLDGTVTTGVVSGRRPLVSEPSSEGILVNAIQTDTSINPGNSGGPLMNARGEVIGVTTLGLMPNGGQAGLNFAIPINNAKKILNDLMANGSYKHPFVGIATAEITESVAQQLNLPVKQGLLVQSVEASSAAGQAGLRAGTSQQQAGARQVATGGDIITAVDGRQLARPEEFVAYLAMNKKAGETITLTVLRDGKQQDLTLTLGERPVAQEQQNQQRPSQQQPGQPRQQPGRQTPGSGNGNSAFPSFPLPGGR, encoded by the coding sequence TCCGCGCTCACGCTGGCGGTCGTGGCCGGCCCGACCCACATCGCCGAGACGGTGCGGCAGGCGGCCCAGCCCGTCACCTCGACGGCGTCTGGCGTCGCCAGCTCGCTCGGGACCGACCTTTCGTCCCTGGTGGGCCAGACCCCGCGTCCGGGCCTGACCACCCCTGGCAACCCGGCCATCGTGGCCGCGCCAGCCGTCGCCCAGCAGCCGGCCACGGCGCCGGTCCAGCCGGTCCAGCAGGTTGGCGCCAGCACCGAGACGACAGTGCGGGTCTACCAGGACAATCGGCCGTCCGTCGTGACGGTCATCTCGTCGGCCGTCGCGCCGGGCTTCCGCTCCGAGCCGCAGCCGAACGGCACCGGCTCCGGGTTCGTCATCGACAACCAGGGCCACATTCTGACCAACAATCACGTCGTCGCCGAGGCGGACAAGCTCGAAGTCACCCTCTCGGACGGAACGACCTACACGGCGAAGCTGATCGGCCGTGATGCGCGCTTCGACCTGGCGGTGATCCAGGCCGATATTCCCGCCGACAAGCTCCGCACCGTCAAGCTGGGCGATTCCGACGCGCTCCAGGTTGGCGAGCAGGTGGTCGCCATCGGGAACCCGTACGGGCTGGACGGCACCGTCACGACCGGCGTCGTCAGTGGCCGCCGGCCGCTGGTCTCCGAGCCGAGCAGTGAAGGTATCCTGGTCAACGCCATCCAGACCGACACCTCGATCAACCCTGGCAACTCGGGCGGCCCGCTCATGAACGCGCGGGGCGAGGTCATCGGCGTCACGACGCTCGGCTTGATGCCGAACGGCGGACAGGCTGGCCTGAACTTCGCCATCCCGATCAACAATGCCAAGAAGATCCTGAACGACCTGATGGCGAACGGCTCCTACAAGCACCCGTTCGTGGGGATCGCCACGGCCGAGATCACCGAAAGCGTGGCCCAGCAGCTGAACCTCCCCGTCAAGCAGGGCCTGCTGGTGCAGAGCGTCGAGGCGTCGAGCGCGGCCGGGCAGGCGGGCCTGCGGGCCGGCACGAGCCAGCAGCAGGCAGGCGCGCGGCAGGTCGCGACGGGCGGCGACATCATCACCGCCGTCGACGGGCGGCAGTTGGCGCGGCCTGAGGAGTTTGTGGCTTACCTGGCGATGAACAAGAAGGCTGGCGAGACCATCACCCTCACGGTCCTCCGCGACGGCAAGCAGCAGGATCTGACGCTCACGCTCGGCGAGCGCCCGGTGGCGCAGGAGCAGCAGAATCAGCAGCGGCCGTCCCAGCAGCAGCCCGGACAGCCGCGCCAGCAGCCCGGGCGGCAGACCCCCGGCAGCGGCAACGGCAACAGCGCGTTCCCGTCGTTCCCGCTGCCCGGCGGCCGGTAA
- a CDS encoding 2-dehydropantoate 2-reductase: MGKRLAFMGAGAVGSYVGGHLTRAGEDVTLIDPWPDHIEAIERDGLMLEGTQGEYRVHPWALHLHEVQSLFKAPVDIAFVCTKSYDTVWATTMIAQYLAPGGYIVSLQNSINEERIASVVGWGRVLGCIASSISVNAYAPGHVTRTVQPGGPGYTVFRVGEVHGRITPRAEEIAALMSNIDSAKVTPNLWGERWTKLVLNASGNGVSAITGLGGKEMTLSAEIRRLTIQLTGEAIAVGQALGFEIEPIRGLPPAVSRAAAEGDAAAFEQVEGKMLAGLARMTEDGRPSTGQDIQKGRRTEIDFLNGLVAEKGDEAGVPTPTHKALVQVVKEVERREVEASPSLVERVWELAGIRPVAIAQPAR, encoded by the coding sequence ATGGGCAAGCGACTCGCATTCATGGGGGCGGGCGCGGTCGGCAGCTACGTTGGCGGGCACCTGACGCGCGCCGGCGAGGACGTCACGCTGATCGATCCGTGGCCGGACCATATCGAGGCGATCGAGCGCGATGGCCTGATGCTGGAGGGCACGCAGGGCGAGTACCGGGTCCATCCATGGGCGCTCCACCTCCACGAGGTCCAGAGCCTGTTCAAAGCGCCGGTGGACATCGCCTTCGTCTGCACCAAGTCGTATGACACCGTCTGGGCCACCACGATGATCGCGCAGTACCTCGCGCCGGGCGGCTATATCGTCTCGTTGCAGAACAGCATCAACGAGGAGCGTATCGCCAGCGTGGTCGGCTGGGGGCGGGTCCTGGGCTGCATCGCCAGCAGCATCAGCGTCAACGCCTACGCGCCGGGCCACGTCACCCGAACCGTCCAGCCGGGCGGCCCTGGCTACACGGTCTTCCGGGTGGGCGAAGTGCACGGCCGGATCACGCCGCGCGCCGAGGAGATCGCCGCGCTGATGTCCAACATCGACAGCGCCAAGGTGACCCCCAACCTCTGGGGCGAGCGCTGGACGAAGCTGGTGCTCAACGCCTCCGGCAACGGCGTCTCGGCGATCACCGGCCTGGGCGGCAAGGAGATGACGCTCAGCGCCGAGATCCGCCGCCTGACGATCCAGTTGACCGGCGAGGCCATCGCCGTGGGGCAGGCGCTCGGCTTCGAGATCGAGCCGATCCGTGGCCTGCCGCCGGCCGTCTCGCGCGCCGCCGCCGAGGGCGACGCTGCCGCCTTCGAGCAAGTCGAGGGCAAGATGCTGGCCGGGCTGGCCCGGATGACGGAGGACGGACGGCCGTCGACCGGCCAGGACATCCAGAAGGGCCGCCGCACCGAGATCGACTTCCTCAACGGGCTGGTGGCGGAGAAGGGCGACGAGGCCGGCGTGCCCACGCCAACGCACAAGGCGCTGGTGCAGGTGGTGAAAGAGGTCGAGCGACGGGAGGTCGAAGCCTCGCCGTCGCTCGTGGAGCGGGTCTGGGAGCTGGCCGGCATCCGGCCCGTGGCCATCGCGCAGCCAGCACGGTAG
- a CDS encoding trypsin-like peptidase domain-containing protein, with amino-acid sequence MATRRRTLITLVGAVGLVLTASGCDMARSALAPPQPTSAAQATAPTSAAPQTPPGAGSAAPTQAAAPPPGSGPPQAAAPTQAAAPAAPAGPAQTGAAPSPVVAVAPAAPAAAPGSGAAAAPAGAPAATPYDSVIQVYRDWRPSVVTVLSTVVSPDFRAKPESSGTGSGFMLDDQGHILTNNHVVADANKLEITLASGLTLPAELIGRDPRFDLAVIRAQIPADQIRVMKLADSDTVQVGEQAIAIGNPYGLEGTVTAGIVSGRRPVVTEPGGDGVLVNAIQTDASINPGNSGGPLMNGRGEVIGVNTLGLMPNRAQAGLNFAIPINNARRIMPDLLATGAYRHPFVGVGSAEITQQVASVLGLPVQEGLLLQSIEPGSGADRAGLRGGSGTREVGSRQLAVGGDIVVSIDGQKVRRPEDFIAYLELNKKAGEVVILTIVRDGQQREIQVTLGERPRAERPAQR; translated from the coding sequence ATGGCTACCCGCCGGCGCACCCTGATCACCCTGGTCGGGGCCGTGGGCCTCGTGCTGACCGCCAGCGGGTGTGACATGGCCCGGTCCGCGCTCGCGCCGCCCCAGCCGACATCCGCCGCCCAGGCGACCGCGCCGACTTCGGCCGCGCCGCAGACGCCGCCGGGCGCCGGCAGCGCCGCCCCGACCCAGGCCGCCGCCCCGCCGCCTGGGTCGGGCCCGCCCCAGGCGGCGGCTCCGACCCAGGCAGCGGCCCCAGCCGCGCCGGCCGGCCCGGCCCAGACGGGAGCCGCGCCATCGCCGGTCGTGGCGGTTGCGCCGGCCGCTCCCGCGGCGGCGCCCGGCAGCGGCGCGGCGGCGGCTCCGGCCGGCGCGCCGGCCGCCACCCCCTACGACAGCGTCATCCAGGTGTACCGTGATTGGCGGCCGTCCGTCGTGACGGTCCTCAGCACCGTCGTCTCGCCAGACTTCCGCGCCAAGCCCGAGTCCAGCGGGACCGGCTCCGGCTTCATGCTGGACGACCAGGGCCACATCCTGACCAACAACCACGTGGTGGCGGATGCCAACAAGCTCGAGATCACGCTCGCCAGCGGCCTGACGCTGCCCGCCGAGCTGATCGGCCGGGATCCGCGCTTTGACCTTGCAGTGATCCGCGCCCAGATCCCAGCCGATCAGATTCGGGTGATGAAACTGGCCGACTCGGACACCGTCCAGGTTGGGGAGCAGGCCATCGCCATCGGCAACCCGTACGGGTTGGAGGGGACCGTCACGGCCGGCATCGTCAGCGGACGCCGTCCCGTCGTCACCGAGCCGGGCGGCGACGGCGTCCTGGTCAACGCGATCCAGACCGATGCGTCCATCAACCCCGGCAACTCGGGCGGCCCGCTGATGAACGGGCGTGGCGAGGTCATCGGCGTCAACACGCTGGGGCTGATGCCGAACCGCGCCCAGGCCGGCCTCAACTTCGCCATCCCGATCAACAACGCCCGCCGCATCATGCCAGACCTGCTGGCAACGGGTGCATATCGGCATCCATTCGTCGGCGTCGGCTCGGCGGAGATCACCCAGCAGGTGGCGAGCGTCCTGGGCCTGCCCGTTCAGGAGGGGCTGCTGCTGCAGAGCATCGAGCCGGGCAGCGGTGCGGACCGGGCCGGCCTGCGCGGCGGCTCGGGCACACGCGAGGTCGGCTCGCGGCAGCTGGCAGTGGGCGGCGACATCGTCGTGTCGATAGACGGGCAGAAGGTGCGCCGGCCCGAGGACTTCATCGCATACCTGGAGCTGAACAAGAAGGCCGGCGAAGTTGTCATACTTACGATAGTACGAGATGGACAGCAGCGCGAGATTCAGGTTACGCTAGGAGAGCGTCCACGCGCTGAGCGCCCTGCCCAGCGTTGA
- a CDS encoding PAS domain-containing protein, with amino-acid sequence MVEQLISSELHILDLLVQNWPDAVLIRDLESNRYLIANPAAERLLGYSQAELRALEPGALTFPEDQAEIASLTQDLKNQGAVRRLWRARHKDGSPVPIEVTVTWSQIGGRALGHGVFRPVAADVAAALPRSTSVAHAELFDRTGLIVIATDRAGLISYWNAAAVEHYGLTAEEAVGQAPAALAADDAMREQVEAAISGSDTRDEWVTRFLVRKPDGTPFEAMVTGSVIRDDRGEYAGLLFVSAPLGGAQRSGAPRMRRAKVQCAACGREVAGTMRRKYCSEKCRQWAYYHRHLEAQRARSRERHERRRGDVDGVGTLVGAGLE; translated from the coding sequence ATGGTGGAGCAGCTTATCTCCTCGGAGTTGCACATCCTCGATCTGTTGGTTCAGAACTGGCCCGATGCCGTCCTGATCAGAGACCTGGAATCGAACCGGTATCTGATCGCAAATCCGGCCGCCGAGCGTCTGTTGGGCTATTCGCAGGCTGAGTTGCGCGCTCTGGAGCCTGGGGCGCTGACCTTTCCGGAGGATCAGGCGGAGATCGCCAGCCTCACCCAGGATCTCAAGAACCAGGGCGCGGTGAGGCGTCTCTGGCGAGCGCGCCACAAGGATGGCAGCCCGGTTCCCATCGAGGTGACGGTCACGTGGTCACAGATCGGTGGCCGGGCGCTCGGGCACGGCGTCTTCCGGCCGGTGGCGGCGGATGTCGCCGCGGCGTTGCCACGCAGCACGTCGGTAGCGCACGCCGAGCTGTTCGACCGCACCGGGTTGATCGTCATCGCCACGGACCGGGCCGGGCTGATCAGCTACTGGAACGCGGCGGCCGTCGAGCACTATGGGCTGACGGCGGAAGAGGCCGTCGGGCAGGCGCCAGCAGCCCTGGCAGCGGACGATGCCATGCGGGAGCAGGTCGAGGCGGCGATCAGCGGCAGCGACACGCGCGACGAGTGGGTCACCAGGTTCCTTGTCCGCAAGCCGGACGGCACGCCGTTTGAGGCGATGGTCACCGGGTCCGTGATCCGAGATGACCGGGGCGAGTACGCTGGCCTCCTCTTCGTCTCGGCCCCACTGGGCGGCGCGCAGCGATCGGGTGCACCGCGCATGCGGCGTGCGAAGGTCCAGTGCGCAGCCTGCGGCCGGGAGGTCGCCGGCACGATGCGACGCAAGTATTGCTCCGAGAAGTGCCGCCAGTGGGCCTATTACCACCGCCACCTGGAGGCGCAGCGCGCCCGCAGCCGGGAGCGCCACGAGCGCCGGCGCGGCGACGTGGACGGCGTCGGCACGCTGGTGGGCGCCGGCCTGGAGTAG
- a CDS encoding response regulator transcription factor: protein MVEDNDAIRNVLQRTLGTQYEVVEAATARQALRSFYEQRPDLVLLDIGLPDLTGWEVLHRFREMADTPVIMLTGRDNDADVVRSLQEGADDYVTKPFSAARLAARIEAVLRRARRPAGAETERIELDGGWLVVDRAARQAIIGNEVLDLTSTEYRVLELLASRAGQVLAPSEILAQVWGAEYVAELDYVKTYVRRLRAKIEPNPRRPTRLISRRGLGYVLVRSLSPATSDP, encoded by the coding sequence GTGGTTGAAGACAACGACGCGATCCGCAACGTGCTCCAACGGACGCTCGGCACGCAGTATGAGGTTGTCGAGGCGGCGACCGCCCGGCAGGCGCTGCGGAGCTTTTACGAGCAGCGCCCCGATCTCGTGCTGCTGGACATCGGCCTGCCAGACCTGACCGGCTGGGAAGTCCTGCACCGGTTCCGCGAGATGGCGGATACGCCCGTCATCATGCTGACCGGCCGCGACAACGATGCTGACGTGGTCAGGAGCCTGCAGGAGGGTGCTGACGACTACGTCACCAAACCGTTCAGCGCGGCACGGCTGGCCGCGCGGATCGAGGCGGTGCTGCGGCGCGCACGGCGGCCGGCCGGCGCCGAGACGGAGCGCATCGAGCTGGATGGCGGCTGGCTCGTGGTGGACCGGGCGGCGCGGCAGGCCATCATCGGGAATGAGGTGCTCGACCTGACCTCCACCGAGTACCGCGTCCTGGAGCTACTGGCCTCGCGGGCCGGGCAGGTGCTCGCGCCCTCCGAGATCCTGGCGCAGGTCTGGGGCGCTGAGTACGTGGCCGAGCTGGACTACGTGAAGACCTACGTGCGCCGCCTGCGCGCGAAGATCGAGCCGAACCCGCGCCGACCCACCCGCCTGATCTCGCGGCGGGGGCTCGGCTACGTGCTCGTACGCAGCCTCAGCCCTGCCACGTCAGATCCGTAG